The following nucleotide sequence is from Natronobeatus ordinarius.
GGCGAGGCACGTTCTTCCGTCCGAATCACCCAACATCAGCCCGCCACGACGGAATCGTTGGTTAAGAACGAACGTCCAGCTCAGCAGGGAGCCGGCCGTCTGGTCGCGGAACTCGTCCCTATTTGACCTCGTAGTCGACCCGGCGCATATGCTTGCAGCCACCCTCGGGAGTCCGTTGTTGCCAGTCTGGACAGGTACACGACTTGCCGATGATATCGACGTCGTAGCGGTTCCCGGACGCGGACGCTACCTCGTACCGGCCGCCTTTCGCGAGCAGCGAGACGTTCATCGGTTCGTCGACAGCGCGTCTGGTTCGTGGCTCGAGAGCATCCTGCTGTGCCGCCTGCTCAGCAACGACCATCCGATCGCGGATATCACCGGTCTGCCCACCGTCCGGAGCGACAGTACCGTCAGCGTGCTGAAAACACTCCTGCAGAAGCTTTTCGACCGGATGACCGTCCGGCCAGAGATAATGGACTTCACGCCGCTCACGATGGTCGTAGGACCCACAGGCGGCAGCATCCTCGTCCCAGACGCGCCACGCACCGAGGGCGGTCATTACGTCGATGATGACTCTGGGGACCGTTGTGCGGTCGTCTGGGTAGAACAGCCGAAATCGCGTACACTCCTCCCGTGGTGAGTCCGTATCCCACCACTCGACGTCGGAACCCCAGCTGTCGAACATCGATTTGTCCCGCCCATACCCGACCGTCACATCGTCGACCTGCGGGAATCGCTCGGCTACCGCCTCCGACTGACCTTCGAGTAGTCGGAGAACAGCATACCTGAGATACTCGTGTGTAGGGGACTCCGTGGATCGAGCGACCTGGTCGTGATTTTTAGCGATATGCTCCGCCTCTGCCAAAACAGCCGTGAGATACCGATTAGACATGGTTCTGTGGAGGGTGGAATGCGCCTCCGCCCCCTCGTGGGCGCTGAAAAACTTAACCAACAGTCTGCGGATTCGTTTATCTAATGTTGGTTAACGAGGCGAGAATTTAGTCCTCGAGGACCTCGATGATCTCTTGTGCCGTTCGACTAATTCGGACGAGACGCTCGCGAACGACCTCGGGATCGTCCGATTCCCACGTCGCAAGGTAGAACGCCGAGCCACTCGTATCGAGCCCGCAGTACCGGCCGACGACGTACGCGACGGCTTCGGCTTCGACCTCACGCTTCGAGCGCTCGGTATCGTCGTCGACGTCAAAGTGGAGTAAGGCGTGTGCGTACTCGTGAATCAGCGTCCGAGCGAGATCCGCATTGTTCTCGCGGTCGCGAGCCTCGACGAGGGGCTTGACGTCGATGAGACTCACCCGCTCACAGACACCTTTTGCCTCTCCATGCGACCATTCCTCCTCGGGGATAATTCGAACCGTCACCCCAAGGTCATCATCGGCGGCAGTCAACTGGGTGACGAGACCGTCGGCGTCGCCGGTCGCTTCTGTATCAAGTTCCGGAAGCGGCTCACCGTCGGTCTGGGAGATGTCGAACACCGGTGCGGGTCTGAAACCAACGAGCCCCTTCGACCACTCTTCAGGCGGTGTCTCGTCGTAGTCGCAGTCGCTGCTCTCGTGGTAGCTCGGTGAGTTCTCGCACTCTGGGCACTGTTTCGTGATGATTGGTGCCCAGATCCAGATCGCGCTTTCCCCCTCCTGAACGTGCCGGTCAAAGTCATCTTGCCATGTCCGATAACCCGCCACGCGGGTCGCCTCGGGACACTGGCGCTTGATCAGGAGCGTATTTTGGTAGGAATAGTCGTGGAAACGGCTCTGGACATCGAGCCACTCCTGAAACTCCGCGCTGGATTGCGCCTCGTCGACGCCGGCGACGAGGTCGTTGATCCACTGTTCGATGGTGCTGTTCATCTCGTCCGATCGCGTGTCGGTCTCGTCGAAGGAGATCGACGAGTCGCTGGTCGTAGCCATAATTTCACTGAATCGAGTTCACCGCGACCGCGTCAGTTTAGAACGCGCCGCACCCCTCTGGGGCGCACAAAAAACCTCCTCTGAGTGTCACCGGAGTTCGTGTGGTTCGTCCGCGAACCCGACTGTAACGAGGTACTCGAGATACTCGTCGAACTGCTCTACGTCGCTGGGCGTGTCTGTCGCGAGGTGACGTGCCCACTCGATGGCCCACTGGAATGCGGGGTCGGTGCCACCCTTTCCATGGATATACCACCAGCGGGCCGCTTTCAGCACGACGAGCGGATTCGTCGGTGGGTGCTCGCTTGCTAGTCCACAGGTGATCGACCGGATCTCCTCGGGAATGTCTGCTGGATCTACCTCGGACGTCTGGGTGTTCGGCAGGTCGATTGGAATCTGATCGATTGAGATGTCACTCGGATGCTGCTGTTGACTCATGTAGAATCACTCTCTTGTAGGCTCTCTTTCGAGCCCTCACCCCTTCCGGGGACGAAAAAACGACTCGCTGCTTAGGCTGGGGGGAAGTAGACGCTTTGCTCGCCGACTAGCTCTTCGAGTTGGTTCCAATGCCGATGCGTGAAGTAGCAGTCGTAGCTACAGTATCCACAGATATCTCCCGTATCGTACTCTGCTACGAAGGGGCCTCGTTCAGTCGTCCAAACGTTCACATCGCACTCAGTACACGCCGCACTCTCGATATCACTCGGTGACGGACCGCGATACTCGAACTCGACACCATCTTCCTTCGTTGTCGATTCGGGCCAAACACCTCGTGCCTGCCAGAACTCCCGGACCTTTGCGAGACTGCACCGGACGGTTTTTCGGATCGTCATGTGCTCGGCGTCGCGACCGCTGTCGTCCCACCCACTAGCCGTCCAGAACTCGCCAAACTGTGCGCCACGGTGAAGCCCATTCCAGTCGAGCCCCACGATATCTGCGGGCGGGTCACCCGTCAGCGTGGGACGGGTGAGCTGCTTGA
It contains:
- a CDS encoding ImmA/IrrE family metallo-endopeptidase, translating into MATTSDSSISFDETDTRSDEMNSTIEQWINDLVAGVDEAQSSAEFQEWLDVQSRFHDYSYQNTLLIKRQCPEATRVAGYRTWQDDFDRHVQEGESAIWIWAPIITKQCPECENSPSYHESSDCDYDETPPEEWSKGLVGFRPAPVFDISQTDGEPLPELDTEATGDADGLVTQLTAADDDLGVTVRIIPEEEWSHGEAKGVCERVSLIDVKPLVEARDRENNADLARTLIHEYAHALLHFDVDDDTERSKREVEAEAVAYVVGRYCGLDTSGSAFYLATWESDDPEVVRERLVRISRTAQEIIEVLED